The following is a genomic window from Bosea sp. RAC05.
TGGTCAATGGCGGCAGCCACGGCCTCGACCGCTTCAAGGATGCGTATGCCAAGGGGCGGGTCGTGATCCCGGAAGGCATCGAGATCTGAAGCCGGGACAGGGGAGGGGCCTACCCCGTCCCCTCGATCAGCCCGCGCTTCTTCGCCAGTTCGCCGCCGACATAGTCCATGAAGGCGCGCACGCGCGGGGCGTTGCGGATGTCGGGATGGGTCAGGATCCACAGCCCGGTCGAGAAATCCGGGTCGGGCGGGAGCAGCCGCACCAGGGCGGGGCGCTGGTCGGCGATGAAGCAGGGCAGGGGGCCGATGCCGAGCCCCTGCTCGACCGCCTCCGCCAGGCCGAGCACGGCGGAGCTCTTCAGCGCGATCCGCTCCGGCGCCACCTTCTCGCGGACATAGCGCGCCGCCTTCACGTAGCCGAGCGCATCGCCGAGCGCGACCCAGTCGCGCTCGAACAGATCGGCCGGGGGCGACGGGGCGTTGGCCCCGTTCTGCGCGGCGCTGCCATAGATCGCCCAGTTCAGCGTCGCCAGCCTGCGCCCGACCAGCGTCTCGCCCGGCGCATCGCTGGCGCGGATCGCGATATCGGCGTCGCGCTTGGACAGGTTGAGCGCCTGGTTGCCGATGACGATGTCGAGCCGGATCGCCGGGTGGATGGCGCGGAAGGCGGCGAAGATCGGCAGCAGCAGGTTGAGGTAGAGCGTGTCGGTGGTGGTGATGCGCAGCTCGCCGGAGGGAGCGAGATCGCGTCCCGCGAGCCGGCGGCTGAAGGCGGCGACATCGTCCTCGACGCGGGCGGCCAGCATCGCCATCTCGACGCCCGCGACGGTGGCGACATAGCCGGTCTTGCGCCGCTCGAAGAGCTGCAGCCCGACCTGCTCCTCGATCTGCCCAAGGCGCCGGAACACGGTGGAATGGTTGACGCCGAGCGCGGCGGCCGCCCCCGTCAGGCCGTGATGGTCGGCGATGGCCTTGACCAGCCGGAAATCGTCCCAGGCGAGATTCGTGCTCATGGCGGGCCCCAGCCGACGGTCTCCGGCAGGCAATCCGAAATCTTGCAGGTGTGCAAGAGCGCGGGCGGCTTCACCGCGGCGCGGCGGCCCTCCGGAGCCGGTCGTTGATCGCCTCGCCGAGGCCGTGATCGGGGATCGGCGCGACGGCGATCACGGCGGGGCCGGCGGCATCGAGCGCCCGCAGATGCCCGAACAGGTTGGCGGCCGCTTCGGTGAGATCGCCGCCGGGGCTGAGATCGAGCCCGGGCGCGGCGCTCGCCAGCAGGGCCGGGTCGCTGCCGAAGCCGAGCCAGGCTTCGCCGGGGCGCGGGGCGTCCGCCTCGAGCCTGATGCGGGCTGCAGGTGCGTAATGAGAAGCGAGCAGGCCCGGCGAAATCGGCGCCAGGCCGGCCTCGCCCGCGAGCACGAGCGAGCGCCCGATCACACCCTCGATCGCGCTGCGCGGCAGGCCGCCGGGCCGCAGCAGGCGGGGCGCGCCGTCGAGACAGGCGACGATGGTGGATTCGACGCCGACCTCCGTCGCGCCCCCGTCCAGCACGGCGTCGATCCGGCCGTCGAGATCTTCCAGCACATGGGCGGCGCTGGTCGCGCTGACGCGGCCCGAGCGGTTGGCGGAAGGCGCAGCGATGGGCCGCCCCGCCGCTTGCAGGATCGCATGGGCGAGCGGATGCGACGGCACCCGCAGCGCGACCGACCCTAGCCCGGCGCGTGCGAGCTCGCTGACCTCGCACCCGGCCGAGACCGGCACCACCAGCGTCAGCGGCCCGGGCCAGAAGGCCCGCGCCAGCGCGAGCGCGTTGGCTTCGAACAGCCCCTGCCGGCGGGCGGCTGCGAGATCGGGCAGATGCGCGATCAGCGGGTTGAAGCTCGGCCGCTCCTTGGCGCCGTAGATGCCGGCGACCGCGGCGCCGGAGGTTGCGTCGGCCGCGAGCCCATAGACCGTCTCGGTCGGCAGCGCGACGAGGCGGCCCTCCCGCAGCAGGGCGGCGGCGCGCGCGATGCCGTCGGCATCGGGCCGCAGGCGTTCCGTCACGCGGTCGGTGGGAACATCCTGCATCACGGGAATCTGCGTCACCATGGCTCCATCGCCGGGCGGTCGCGCCCGATTGACCCCATACAGTTTACATATAAACTATATCACTGCTGCAGCGGCGCCGTTCGCGCAGCGCATGGCCTCGGGGATAGTTCCTCGCTACCATCGCGGCAACGCCAAAAGCGGCTGGCCGGGGCATGGCGCACCGCCAGCCGACGTCACGAAAACAAAGATGGCCGGCTGCGACAGTGGCAAGGCTGGCGTCCAGGGAGAACACATCATGAGCTATCGCGCCCCCGTCGAGGACATCCTCGCCACGATGCGCCATGTGGCGGGCCTCGACCGGCTGATCGCGGATGGTCTGGCGCCGGAGCTCGATGGCGACATGGCCCAGGCCGTGCTCGACGAAGCCGCGAAATTCGCTGGAGACGTGCTCGCGCCGCTCAACCGCGTCGGCGACAAGCATGGTTGTGTGCTGAAGGACGGCGCCGTCACCACGCCGCCGGGCTGGAAGGACGCCTACACCGCCTGGGCCGGCGCGGGCTGGAACGCGCTGCCGGCCCCGCCCGAGCATGGCGGCCAGGGGCTGCCGGCGCTGCTGCAATCGGCCTGCATCGAGATGTGGAACTCGGCGGCGTTCGCCTTCGCGCTCGGTCCGCTGCTGACGGTCGGCGCCATCGAGGCGCTGCACGCCCATGGCTCGCAGCATCTCAAGGAGACCTATCTGCCCAAGCTCGTCTCGGGCGAGTGGATGGGCACGATGAACCTGACCGAGCCGCAGGCCGGCTCCGATCTCAACGCGCTGCGCGCCAAGGCCGAGCCGGTGGGCGACGGCACCTACAAGATCACCGGCCAGAAGATCTACATCACCTATGGCGAGCACGATCTGACCGAGAACATCGTCCATCTCGTGCTGGCGCGCCTGCCGGATGCGCCCGCCGGCACCCGCGGCATCTCGCTCTTCCTGGTCCCGAAATACCTCGTCAATGCCGACGGCTCGCTCGGCGCCCATAACGACCTGCGCTGCTCCGGCATCGAGCACAAGCTCGGCATCCATGCCTCGCCGACCTGCTCCATGGCCTATGGCGACAAGGGCGGCGCGATCGGCTGGCTGATCGGCGAGGAGAACCGGGGCCTCGCCTGCATGTTCACGATGATGAACAACGCCCGCCTCAACGTCGCCCTGCAGGGCGTCGCCATTGCCGAGCGGGCCTATCAGCAGGCGCTGTATTTCGCGAGGGAGCGCCGCCAGGGCACGGCGCTCGATGCGCCCAAGGGGGCGCCGATGAGCCCGATCCTCGTCCACCCGGACGTCCGGCGCATGCTGATGGAGATGCGCGCCAAGACACAAGGCGCGCGCGCCATCGCCTATCAGGTGGCCGAGGCGCTCGACCGTTCGCACCGCGCCGGTGACGCCGCCGCGCGCAAGGCGGCCGCCGAGCGCGCTGCGATTCTCACCCCCGTCGCCAAAGCCTATGCCACCGATATCGGCGTCGAGGTCGCCTCCACCGGCATCCAGATTCATGGCGGCATGGGCTATGTCGAGGAGACCGGCGCCGCCCAGCATCTGCGCGATGCCCGCATCGCCACGATCTATGAGGGCACCAACGGCATCCAGGCGATCGACCTCGTGCTGCGAAAGCTGCCGCTCTCGGGCGGACAGGCGGTCGCCGACCTGATCGCCGAGATGCGGGCCGTGGTCGCGCAGGTCAAAGCGGCCAACACGCCGGGCTTCGGCCACAGTGCGGCGCGCCTCGCCGCCGCCGTCGATGCGCTGGAGCGCGCCACGCGCTGGATGCTGGCGACGATGGGCAGTGACCAGGGGGCCGTGCTGGCCGGCGCGACGCCCTATCTCAAGCTCTTCGCTTTGGCGCAGGGCGGCACCGGCCTCGCCCGCAAGGCGCTCGCCACCCGCACCGAGGCGCAAGGGGCGGACGATCTCGCCACCGCCCGCTTCTTCGCCGACATCCTGACGACCGAGGCGCCGGCGCTCGAACTGGCGGTGACGGAAGGCGCGGGCGCCATCGCGGATGCGGCGGCCGTCTTCGCGGCCTGAGAGCCGCCTGCGCCGTGCTATCCCGCGGCCGGCTTGCGGACGCGAATGTGCAGGAACAGTGGCGCGACACGGGTGTCGGCAATGTAGGGATGCAGGCGCGCCATCTCGGGGCTGGCCGAGGGCTCGGCCATGTGCTCGATCATCAGCGGGGCCTGAGCGATCAGCGAAATCCATTCGCTCAGCGTCCTGTGGAAACGCGGCACCCGGAACGGCTCGACGGCGGCTTTTTCCTCGGGCGGAGCGGCGCCGAAGCGCCAGATGTCGAGCGCGCCGTCGATGCCGTCAAAGTATTGGGCGACCTCGACGGCGCGCACGGTCCCGTCCGGTTCGCGCAGTACCTTGCGGTGCGGCGGCGTGAAGCACGGGTGAAGGATCGAGAACTGCAGGAAGCCGCCCGGCTTCAGCACGCGCGCCGCCTCTGACAGCACGAGGTCCTGCCGCGGCATGTCCATCAGCGACATGAAGGCGGTGGCGAAGTCGAAGCGCGCATCGGGGAAGGGCAGGGCCATGCCGTCGCCGAGCTGGTAGGCGATACCGAGCGGCTGCGCCGCTTCGGTTGTCAGAGCATGGCGGATGAAGGTCGGAGCGATGTCGATGGCGCTCATGCGCGCGCCGGCCTGCGCGAGCTTGCGGGTGTTCGAGCCTTCGCCGCAGCCGATATCGAGCCCATCGAGCCCCACCACGTCCGGCAGGTTCGCCATGAAAACGGGCGTGTTGAGAGCGTCGCGGTAGAGATCGTAGCCGGCCCGCGCCTGGCGGGTCCAGGTTTCGGCATTGCCCTCCCAGCAGGCGGCGACGTCTTCGGCATCCATGGTATTCCTCCCTTCGACACCCCGCCGCGCGGCGGGGGCGGACGACTGCCCATGCACAGGCGACAGAATGA
Proteins encoded in this region:
- a CDS encoding LysR family transcriptional regulator — protein: MSTNLAWDDFRLVKAIADHHGLTGAAAALGVNHSTVFRRLGQIEEQVGLQLFERRKTGYVATVAGVEMAMLAARVEDDVAAFSRRLAGRDLAPSGELRITTTDTLYLNLLLPIFAAFRAIHPAIRLDIVIGNQALNLSKRDADIAIRASDAPGETLVGRRLATLNWAIYGSAAQNGANAPSPPADLFERDWVALGDALGYVKAARYVREKVAPERIALKSSAVLGLAEAVEQGLGIGPLPCFIADQRPALVRLLPPDPDFSTGLWILTHPDIRNAPRVRAFMDYVGGELAKKRGLIEGTG
- a CDS encoding L-threonylcarbamoyladenylate synthase codes for the protein MVTQIPVMQDVPTDRVTERLRPDADGIARAAALLREGRLVALPTETVYGLAADATSGAAVAGIYGAKERPSFNPLIAHLPDLAAARRQGLFEANALALARAFWPGPLTLVVPVSAGCEVSELARAGLGSVALRVPSHPLAHAILQAAGRPIAAPSANRSGRVSATSAAHVLEDLDGRIDAVLDGGATEVGVESTIVACLDGAPRLLRPGGLPRSAIEGVIGRSLVLAGEAGLAPISPGLLASHYAPAARIRLEADAPRPGEAWLGFGSDPALLASAAPGLDLSPGGDLTEAAANLFGHLRALDAAGPAVIAVAPIPDHGLGEAINDRLRRAAAPR
- a CDS encoding acyl-CoA dehydrogenase family protein yields the protein MSYRAPVEDILATMRHVAGLDRLIADGLAPELDGDMAQAVLDEAAKFAGDVLAPLNRVGDKHGCVLKDGAVTTPPGWKDAYTAWAGAGWNALPAPPEHGGQGLPALLQSACIEMWNSAAFAFALGPLLTVGAIEALHAHGSQHLKETYLPKLVSGEWMGTMNLTEPQAGSDLNALRAKAEPVGDGTYKITGQKIYITYGEHDLTENIVHLVLARLPDAPAGTRGISLFLVPKYLVNADGSLGAHNDLRCSGIEHKLGIHASPTCSMAYGDKGGAIGWLIGEENRGLACMFTMMNNARLNVALQGVAIAERAYQQALYFARERRQGTALDAPKGAPMSPILVHPDVRRMLMEMRAKTQGARAIAYQVAEALDRSHRAGDAAARKAAAERAAILTPVAKAYATDIGVEVASTGIQIHGGMGYVEETGAAQHLRDARIATIYEGTNGIQAIDLVLRKLPLSGGQAVADLIAEMRAVVAQVKAANTPGFGHSAARLAAAVDALERATRWMLATMGSDQGAVLAGATPYLKLFALAQGGTGLARKALATRTEAQGADDLATARFFADILTTEAPALELAVTEGAGAIADAAAVFAA
- a CDS encoding class I SAM-dependent methyltransferase; protein product: MDAEDVAACWEGNAETWTRQARAGYDLYRDALNTPVFMANLPDVVGLDGLDIGCGEGSNTRKLAQAGARMSAIDIAPTFIRHALTTEAAQPLGIAYQLGDGMALPFPDARFDFATAFMSLMDMPRQDLVLSEAARVLKPGGFLQFSILHPCFTPPHRKVLREPDGTVRAVEVAQYFDGIDGALDIWRFGAAPPEEKAAVEPFRVPRFHRTLSEWISLIAQAPLMIEHMAEPSASPEMARLHPYIADTRVAPLFLHIRVRKPAAG